From one Bacteroides intestinalis DSM 17393 genomic stretch:
- a CDS encoding RapZ C-terminal domain-containing protein, whose protein sequence is MITEELKKLYCTYTGHEPGTIEELPSSGSNRRYFRLTGTPTLIGVSGTSLEENQAFLYMADHFRKKGLPVPQVVAKSDNDAFYLQEDLGDTLLFNAIEKGRKTSVFDEEEKQLLRKTMRLLPAVQFSGADGMNFSYCYPQSEFNSRSILWDLNYFKYCFLKATGMEFQEDRLEDDFLKMADVLMRSSSATFMYRDFQSRNVMIKEGEPWLIDFQGGRKGPVYYDVASFLWQAKANYPESLRKELLKEYLDSLCKYQPVDEKYFYAQLRHFVLFRTMQVLGAYGFRGYFEKKPHFIQSVPFAIENLRQLLQEPYPEYPYLCHVLKELTELKQFTDDLQKRRLVVKVTSFAYKKGIPEDSSGNGGGFVFDCRAVNNPGKYDRYKPFTGLDEPVIRFLEDDGEITTFLEHVYGLVDASVKRYMERGFTNLSICFGCTGGQHRSVYSAQHLAEHLNQKFGVQVNLMHREQNIEQTFKAKN, encoded by the coding sequence ATGATTACTGAAGAACTCAAGAAATTATATTGTACGTATACCGGACACGAGCCGGGAACTATTGAAGAACTTCCTTCATCCGGCTCCAACCGTCGTTACTTCCGCCTTACGGGCACCCCTACCCTTATCGGTGTCAGCGGGACTTCCCTCGAAGAGAATCAGGCTTTCCTCTATATGGCAGACCATTTCCGCAAGAAAGGACTACCCGTGCCACAAGTCGTAGCAAAGAGTGATAACGATGCATTTTATCTGCAGGAAGACTTGGGAGACACTCTCCTGTTCAATGCCATCGAAAAAGGACGCAAGACCAGTGTTTTTGATGAAGAAGAGAAGCAACTTCTGCGCAAGACAATGCGTCTGTTGCCTGCCGTACAGTTCTCCGGTGCAGACGGAATGAACTTCTCATATTGCTACCCACAGTCAGAATTCAACAGTCGCAGCATCTTATGGGATTTGAATTACTTCAAATACTGTTTTCTGAAAGCTACCGGAATGGAGTTTCAGGAAGACCGTCTGGAAGATGATTTCCTGAAAATGGCAGACGTGTTGATGCGCAGTAGTTCGGCCACATTCATGTATCGTGATTTCCAGAGCCGGAACGTTATGATTAAAGAAGGTGAACCATGGCTCATCGACTTCCAAGGCGGACGTAAGGGGCCTGTTTATTATGATGTGGCTTCCTTCCTGTGGCAAGCCAAGGCCAATTATCCTGAGAGCCTTCGCAAAGAGCTTTTAAAGGAATATCTGGACTCTCTGTGTAAATACCAGCCTGTGGACGAGAAATATTTCTATGCTCAATTACGTCATTTCGTATTGTTCCGTACCATGCAAGTGCTGGGTGCTTATGGCTTCCGTGGCTATTTCGAGAAGAAACCCCATTTCATCCAAAGCGTCCCCTTTGCTATTGAAAACCTGCGACAGCTATTGCAGGAACCCTATCCCGAATATCCGTACCTCTGTCATGTGCTGAAAGAGCTTACTGAGCTGAAACAATTTACTGACGACCTCCAGAAGCGCCGTCTTGTAGTAAAAGTCACCAGTTTTGCATATAAAAAGGGTATACCTGAGGATTCAAGTGGCAACGGTGGTGGCTTTGTATTCGACTGCCGTGCCGTAAACAACCCCGGTAAGTACGACCGTTATAAACCCTTCACCGGACTGGATGAACCTGTTATTCGCTTCCTAGAAGACGATGGAGAAATAACCACGTTCCTCGAACATGTATACGGTCTGGTAGATGCTTCCGTGAAACGATACATGGAACGTGGATTTACGAACCTTTCCATTTGTTTCGGATGCACTGGCGGACAACACCGTTCGGTTTATTCAGCACAACACCTGGCAGAACATCTGAACCAGAAATTCGGAGTACAGGTAAATCTGATGCACAGGGAACAGAATATTGAACAGACTTTTAAAGCGAAAAACTAA
- a CDS encoding nucleotidyltransferase family protein, with product MKAMIFAAGLGTRLRPLTDNMPKALVPVAGKTMLERVILKLKDASFHDITINIHHFGSQIIDFLRANQNFGVDIHISDERGELLDTGGGIKKARPLLESNEPFLIHNADILTDLDLNAFYHHHLESDADATLLTNHRKTSRYLLMNQDNRLCGWTNLSTGEVLPKELNYPSDHYQLQAFGCIHVLSPSIFRYMEGERWTGKFSIIPFYVDICPKACIQGFPIDSENWFDVGKPETLAKAEAYYASL from the coding sequence ATGAAAGCAATGATATTTGCCGCAGGCCTCGGCACCCGCCTGCGCCCACTGACAGACAATATGCCCAAAGCACTTGTCCCCGTAGCAGGCAAAACGATGCTGGAGCGTGTCATCTTAAAGCTAAAAGATGCCAGCTTCCATGATATCACCATAAACATCCACCATTTTGGAAGTCAGATTATAGACTTCCTCCGCGCAAACCAGAACTTCGGTGTGGATATTCATATCAGTGACGAACGGGGTGAACTGCTGGATACCGGTGGTGGTATTAAAAAAGCCCGTCCTCTGCTGGAGAGCAATGAGCCTTTCCTTATACATAATGCCGATATCCTGACGGACCTGGATCTCAATGCTTTCTACCACCACCATCTGGAAAGTGATGCAGATGCCACTCTGCTCACTAATCACCGGAAAACATCCCGTTATTTGTTGATGAATCAAGATAACCGCCTTTGTGGTTGGACAAATCTTTCTACAGGCGAAGTACTCCCCAAAGAACTCAATTATCCCAGCGATCATTATCAGTTGCAGGCCTTTGGCTGCATCCATGTTCTTTCTCCCTCTATTTTCCGCTATATGGAAGGCGAACGCTGGACAGGAAAATTTTCCATTATTCCATTTTATGTGGATATCTGCCCGAAAGCATGCATTCAGGGATTTCCTATAGACAGCGAAAACTGGTTTGATGTGGGCAAACCAGAGACACTTGCAAAGGCAGAAGCCTATTATGCGTCTTTATAA
- a CDS encoding DUF4369 domain-containing protein: MKINQWIFYSLFLGLISCQSQEQTFIVHCTGLDAYEGDTVYLWRYGADRMTGDRDYGKAPLDFAIIRNGEVSFSGKEDTLHIYGMEHSGSMNFFYPEGGKLTLTNVVPPAMPVPYKSTNPHSQNVRLWKLWHEDLFPLEATRQFVFDNARNAIGWMVFDRWAAIYPDELETLYQKTPLQMRDSTSVLIGLKRMLDATRSLKPGDRFVDFKQVEYAEKDSLLFSDIAGQGYPVCLLFFLKPDEKGTVRAEIKNLREQYPDIRIIVPTYRYQDPEFKEFIHELETEYQATILDDSRRFEKSARWKYRIYGSFNYEYLFDAQGQLVKMKPVL, from the coding sequence ATGAAAATCAATCAATGGATATTTTACTCTTTGTTTCTGGGACTCATCAGTTGCCAATCGCAAGAACAGACTTTTATTGTGCATTGCACCGGACTGGACGCTTACGAAGGAGATACGGTCTACCTGTGGCGATATGGTGCTGACCGTATGACGGGTGACCGTGATTATGGGAAAGCTCCCCTGGACTTCGCTATTATCAGAAACGGGGAAGTTTCATTTTCCGGAAAAGAAGATACGTTGCATATCTATGGAATGGAGCATTCCGGCAGTATGAATTTCTTTTATCCCGAGGGAGGGAAACTGACGTTGACAAATGTAGTCCCACCGGCAATGCCTGTACCGTACAAAAGTACCAATCCCCATTCACAAAACGTACGTCTTTGGAAGCTTTGGCATGAAGATCTTTTTCCGCTGGAAGCTACGCGGCAATTTGTATTCGACAATGCCCGGAACGCAATAGGATGGATGGTGTTTGATCGTTGGGCAGCAATCTATCCGGATGAACTGGAGACATTGTACCAGAAAACTCCTTTACAAATGCGAGACAGTACATCTGTATTGATAGGACTGAAACGGATGCTGGATGCTACCCGCAGCCTGAAGCCGGGAGATCGTTTTGTTGATTTCAAACAGGTGGAATATGCAGAGAAAGACAGTTTGCTCTTTTCAGACATTGCAGGGCAGGGATATCCCGTGTGTTTACTCTTTTTTCTGAAGCCCGATGAAAAAGGTACTGTTCGTGCAGAAATCAAAAATCTGCGAGAACAATATCCTGATATACGTATTATTGTTCCCACTTATAGATATCAAGATCCGGAATTCAAAGAGTTCATTCATGAATTGGAAACCGAATATCAGGCGACCATCCTGGATGACAGTCGCCGTTTTGAGAAAAGTGCCCGTTGGAAGTATCGTATTTACGGTTCCTTCAACTACGAATACTTATTTGATGCCCAAGGACAGTTGGTGAAGATGAAACCTGTTTTATAA
- a CDS encoding mucoidy inhibitor MuiA family protein: MKRLRLGLWACFCFCAATTLMGQNKVKTTAEKVMLFIDGAQVTRTKQVDIPAGNSTLIFTGLSPYMDAQSMQVSAKGKLTVTAVNRQYNYIDSLAVSEKQQSLQKELKKIEKQQKEQNAELGLINAEYEMLKTNCSVSNKNTATSLATIKEVNQYYSGQLKTLKTKELAINEQIAELAIKQGQLSSELAQLSGKSLTPMSEIKVNVNAPAACKATFTLNYYVKNAGWFPSYDVRSGSLAEPISIIYKANIFQNTKEEWKNVELSLSSSNPSTGSVAPTLSTYWLDYGLAAPRYNLNLNGNTVSGIVLDNERTPVIGATVTIPGTTIGAITDISGKYSITIPNGQNKLQFSYIGYQTQTRDIQGNIMNVTLQEDTQALDEVVVVGYGAEKKPLMAGAVSGLKVNHKKDIQYEEEASMALDVEQSQGQMGYEFEIKVPYTIPSDNKPVVAEIGHYELPASYTYQSTPKIDKDAFLIAQVTDWEKLNLLEGEANVYFENTFIGKSIMNVTQQNDTLSFSLGRDKRIMIQRTKENEYTSRKFMGSYQTQSIAWKLSVRNTRPEPVTLTLYDQLPVSRNNNITVTAEEISGGSLDEAKGIITWQITLQPGEQRDLALRYKVKYPKGRNLIIE; this comes from the coding sequence ATGAAACGACTGAGATTAGGACTATGGGCATGTTTCTGCTTTTGTGCAGCCACCACCCTTATGGGACAAAACAAGGTGAAAACTACTGCCGAAAAGGTAATGCTGTTCATTGACGGCGCCCAAGTGACGCGTACCAAACAAGTAGATATTCCGGCAGGAAATTCAACGCTCATCTTTACCGGATTATCTCCCTATATGGATGCACAAAGTATGCAGGTCAGCGCAAAGGGAAAACTCACCGTTACGGCAGTCAACCGGCAATACAACTATATAGACAGCCTTGCCGTCAGCGAAAAACAACAAAGCCTGCAAAAGGAGCTTAAAAAAATAGAGAAACAGCAGAAAGAACAAAATGCCGAGCTTGGACTTATCAATGCCGAATATGAAATGCTGAAAACAAATTGCTCCGTCAGCAATAAGAATACCGCTACTTCTCTGGCCACTATCAAAGAAGTGAATCAATATTACTCCGGACAATTGAAAACTCTGAAAACAAAAGAACTGGCTATCAATGAACAGATAGCCGAACTTGCCATCAAACAGGGGCAACTGAGCTCTGAACTGGCACAACTAAGTGGTAAATCTCTAACCCCTATGAGTGAAATTAAGGTCAATGTAAATGCGCCAGCAGCTTGCAAAGCTACATTCACCCTGAACTATTATGTAAAAAATGCCGGTTGGTTCCCTTCCTATGATGTTCGTTCCGGTAGCTTGGCCGAGCCTATCTCCATCATCTACAAAGCCAATATCTTTCAGAATACCAAGGAAGAGTGGAAGAACGTAGAATTATCCCTTTCCTCCTCTAATCCTTCCACCGGAAGCGTAGCCCCCACTCTGTCTACTTACTGGTTGGATTACGGACTTGCAGCACCACGCTACAATTTGAATCTCAATGGAAACACTGTTTCAGGAATCGTTCTTGATAATGAACGTACGCCCGTAATAGGTGCTACCGTTACCATTCCGGGGACTACGATAGGAGCCATAACCGACATAAGCGGTAAGTATTCTATAACTATTCCCAATGGACAAAACAAACTTCAATTTTCATATATTGGCTATCAGACTCAGACCAGAGATATACAAGGGAATATTATGAATGTTACCCTTCAGGAAGATACACAGGCTTTGGATGAAGTAGTGGTAGTAGGTTACGGCGCTGAAAAGAAACCTCTTATGGCAGGTGCTGTCTCCGGTCTTAAGGTAAACCATAAAAAAGATATTCAATACGAAGAAGAAGCCAGCATGGCCCTTGACGTTGAACAAAGCCAGGGACAGATGGGCTACGAATTTGAAATAAAAGTGCCCTACACCATTCCTTCTGATAACAAGCCTGTAGTTGCTGAAATCGGTCATTACGAATTACCCGCTTCTTATACTTACCAAAGTACTCCGAAGATAGATAAAGATGCTTTCCTGATTGCCCAGGTAACCGATTGGGAAAAGCTGAACTTACTTGAAGGCGAAGCAAATGTTTATTTTGAGAATACTTTCATTGGCAAGTCCATTATGAATGTCACCCAACAGAACGACACACTATCCTTCTCTTTAGGTCGTGATAAACGTATCATGATACAGCGTACGAAAGAGAACGAATATACCTCACGCAAGTTTATGGGTTCCTATCAGACGCAATCCATTGCATGGAAACTTTCTGTCCGCAATACGCGTCCAGAGCCTGTCACCCTTACGCTTTACGACCAACTACCCGTATCACGCAACAATAACATTACCGTAACAGCAGAAGAAATCAGCGGCGGCAGTCTGGATGAAGCGAAAGGTATCATCACCTGGCAAATAACCTTACAACCCGGCGAACAACGTGATTTAGCTTTACGTTATAAAGTGAAGTACCCTAAAGGGCGAAACTTAATAATAGAATAA
- a CDS encoding DUF4251 domain-containing protein, translating into MKKIIVLLMLVFIGASTTIYAQESKSESRRAERKAQRDAEKAREKIEEERAYTDAVQAIKERKFVLEADRVTFKRGRSAFVTSNTNFILLNGDRASVQIAFNGAFAGPNGIGGVTVDGTVGEVKTTTDKKGNVTCNFSVTGVGISAQVSIRLTRGRNNVSATVNPNFNSNRLTLDGKLVPLSESNIFKGRSF; encoded by the coding sequence ATGAAAAAGATTATCGTATTATTGATGTTGGTTTTCATAGGTGCATCTACAACAATCTATGCACAGGAAAGTAAAAGTGAAAGTCGTCGTGCTGAACGTAAAGCACAACGTGATGCAGAAAAAGCTCGGGAGAAAATAGAAGAAGAACGAGCATACACTGATGCAGTACAAGCCATAAAGGAGAGAAAGTTTGTATTGGAAGCGGATCGTGTAACATTCAAAAGAGGCCGTAGTGCTTTTGTTACATCCAATACCAATTTTATCCTTTTAAATGGTGACCGGGCATCCGTACAGATTGCTTTCAATGGCGCCTTTGCAGGTCCTAACGGAATTGGAGGTGTTACAGTGGATGGCACTGTAGGTGAAGTAAAAACCACCACCGACAAAAAGGGGAATGTAACTTGCAATTTTAGTGTGACAGGTGTAGGAATCTCAGCACAAGTCTCTATCAGGCTCACTCGTGGCCGCAACAATGTATCTGCCACAGTAAATCCTAATTTCAACTCGAATAGATTAACACTGGACGGTAAACTCGTTCCATTGTCCGAGTCGAATATATTTAAAGGACGGTCGTTCTAA
- a CDS encoding TonB-dependent receptor plug domain-containing protein has protein sequence MKKQNWLFILMGGCVAMSASAQETKQSQDLSVELNPVVVTGTGTHHRLKDTPTPVEVVTANDIKKAGITDFREAMTALVPSLSFSTNSMGDYLMLNGLSNKYVLILINGKKLTGDSSNNIDLNRIDMSNVKRIEVLKGAGSALYGSDAIGGVINIITNQPINDITVTSNTKVEERGQFTQTANVDIKTEKFASYTSYQRRQADGWTLTRVDADGEARDQHDANAFYTDNYTQMFQFTPNDKLSMYVEGSYYDRTVKRQPEYLKYNLTYDAYSLGAGAKYNFNKRSYIQFDIKNDNYDTNYLYTNEDGDNKVGDEVRQKRQHYYSGNLKSLFRFTENTRTIFGVEYIQETLDRPSFNVDERAYTWATYAQEEITLFKNLQIQAGLRYVYHETAKSNVTPKLAVMYRLGDFTIRGQYSAGFRAPGLDELYKYSYSQRGTRAGTLSAGNKNLDAEKSNYGSINLEFNKKWLTVGVTGYINELRDMIVARTVKLSEFSEAEQAAFQEIANELYGGNAKLGNIQNYVNNDKALIKGFEVNLNANLGYGFSLGGNYTFADARTKDSETGWHKIERSVRHSGNVNANYAHAWKSYRLNINLNGRVQSKRIHETLKSDEWIDESAPGFGLWNISTRHTFDGLKYFTIEPGVGISNIFDYSDRRPDASHLASLTPGRTFYVSLLLRFKK, from the coding sequence ATGAAGAAACAGAATTGGCTGTTCATCCTCATGGGAGGATGTGTAGCAATGAGTGCATCTGCACAAGAGACAAAACAGAGTCAAGACCTGAGTGTAGAACTTAATCCCGTTGTAGTAACAGGTACAGGTACGCATCACAGACTGAAAGACACCCCAACACCAGTGGAAGTAGTAACAGCGAACGACATTAAAAAGGCTGGAATTACAGATTTCCGTGAGGCGATGACTGCTTTGGTTCCGTCGCTGTCTTTCTCTACCAACTCAATGGGAGACTACCTTATGCTAAACGGACTGTCGAACAAGTATGTGCTTATACTTATTAATGGCAAAAAGCTAACAGGAGACAGCAGTAACAACATCGACCTGAACCGCATTGACATGAGTAACGTAAAACGTATTGAAGTCCTGAAGGGTGCCGGTTCCGCTCTTTATGGTAGTGATGCTATTGGTGGTGTAATCAATATCATTACAAACCAACCGATAAATGACATAACAGTTACCAGCAATACAAAGGTAGAAGAGCGTGGACAATTCACCCAGACTGCCAACGTAGACATCAAAACAGAGAAGTTTGCTTCTTATACTTCTTATCAACGTCGTCAGGCCGATGGTTGGACTCTCACACGTGTAGATGCAGATGGTGAAGCGAGAGACCAACATGATGCTAACGCTTTCTATACGGACAATTATACCCAGATGTTTCAATTTACACCGAACGACAAACTGTCAATGTATGTTGAAGGTAGTTATTATGACCGTACAGTTAAACGTCAGCCCGAATACCTGAAATACAATCTGACATACGATGCATACAGTTTAGGAGCAGGAGCTAAATATAATTTCAACAAACGTTCTTATATCCAGTTTGATATTAAGAATGATAATTACGATACCAATTATCTGTACACCAATGAGGATGGAGATAACAAGGTTGGAGACGAAGTGCGTCAGAAACGGCAGCACTATTATAGCGGAAACCTGAAGTCATTATTCCGCTTTACGGAAAATACCCGTACCATATTCGGAGTGGAATATATACAGGAAACTCTGGATCGACCTTCATTCAACGTTGATGAACGCGCATACACTTGGGCTACCTATGCACAAGAAGAAATCACTTTGTTTAAGAACTTACAGATACAGGCAGGATTGCGCTATGTATATCACGAAACAGCCAAGAGTAACGTTACACCCAAACTTGCCGTAATGTATCGTTTGGGCGATTTTACCATTCGCGGACAATATTCGGCAGGATTCCGTGCCCCAGGACTTGATGAGCTATACAAATACTCTTATTCTCAAAGAGGAACCAGAGCAGGAACATTAAGTGCCGGAAACAAGAATCTGGATGCAGAGAAAAGCAACTATGGCTCCATCAATTTAGAGTTCAATAAGAAATGGTTAACAGTGGGAGTAACCGGATATATCAACGAGTTACGCGATATGATTGTAGCGCGTACCGTTAAACTATCCGAATTTTCAGAGGCTGAACAAGCAGCTTTCCAGGAAATCGCAAACGAATTATATGGTGGCAATGCCAAGCTGGGTAATATCCAAAACTACGTTAACAACGATAAAGCGTTAATCAAAGGATTTGAAGTGAATCTGAATGCAAATCTGGGTTATGGTTTCTCTTTAGGCGGTAATTATACCTTTGCCGACGCCAGAACTAAAGACAGTGAAACCGGCTGGCACAAAATAGAGCGCAGTGTTCGCCACTCGGGTAATGTAAACGCAAACTATGCGCATGCTTGGAAGAGCTATCGGCTAAATATCAACCTGAATGGTCGTGTACAAAGCAAACGCATCCATGAGACTTTAAAAAGTGATGAATGGATTGACGAATCCGCTCCCGGATTTGGTTTATGGAATATCAGCACAAGACATACTTTTGACGGCTTAAAATACTTTACCATAGAACCGGGCGTAGGAATCAGCAATATTTTCGATTACAGCGACCGCCGTCCGGATGCATCCCATCTGGCCTCTCTTACACCGGGACGCACATTCTATGTAAGCCTTTTATTACGTTTCAAAAAATAA
- a CDS encoding sirohydrochlorin cobaltochelatase encodes MYEEGYPTLDATLAQLKETRPKQVTLIPLLLVCGNHTKEDIVGVWKPEMEKAGYQANVRMQGLGEQPAIRKLYMEHIEALLK; translated from the coding sequence ATTTATGAGGAGGGTTATCCTACACTGGACGCTACACTGGCACAGTTGAAAGAGACACGCCCGAAACAAGTAACACTGATACCGTTGTTGCTGGTATGCGGTAATCATACGAAAGAAGACATCGTCGGAGTATGGAAGCCGGAAATGGAAAAGGCAGGTTATCAGGCCAATGTCCGCATGCAGGGACTGGGCGAACAACCCGCTATCCGGAAGTTATATATGGAACACATTGAGGCGTTGCTGAAATAG
- the cobJ gene encoding precorrin-3B C(17)-methyltransferase produces the protein MKQPKIIVAGIGPGSEQDITPAVLNAVREADVVVGYKYYFRFIQPYLHPETECIDTGMKRERTRAEQAFELAEQGKTVCVISSGDAGIYGMTPLIYEMKRERNSNVEVIAFPGISAFQKAASLLGAPVGHDFCVISLSDLMTPWERIERRIRAAAMADFVTAVYNPKSEGRYWQLYRLKELFLAEGRAPETPVGYVRQAGREEQEVHLTTLADFNPEEVDMFTVILIGNSQSYAWNDKFITPRGYYNRPDKDEQPTKGIGQNIMIQSFRTIESELKNKNIPLDHKWALLHAIHTTADFEMEKLLYTDKGAVEKLYQRIADGRLKTIVTDVTMAASGIRKGALQRLGVEVKCYLSDERVAAMAAEKGITRTQAGIRLAVEEHPDALFVFGNAPTALMELCDLVRKGKAVPSGIIAAPVGFVHVQESKHMVKPFMEIPKLIVEGRKGGSNLAATLVNAILCYNDAEQLRPGRDV, from the coding sequence ATGAAACAGCCAAAGATAATAGTTGCCGGCATCGGTCCGGGCAGCGAACAAGACATCACGCCCGCAGTTCTGAATGCGGTTCGCGAAGCGGATGTAGTAGTGGGATATAAATATTATTTCCGTTTTATCCAGCCTTATCTCCACCCTGAAACAGAATGTATAGATACGGGCATGAAGCGGGAACGCACTCGTGCGGAACAGGCATTTGAATTGGCGGAACAGGGAAAAACGGTTTGTGTCATCAGTTCCGGTGACGCGGGGATTTATGGAATGACTCCGCTGATTTACGAGATGAAGCGGGAACGGAACAGCAACGTCGAAGTGATTGCCTTTCCGGGTATCAGTGCTTTTCAGAAAGCGGCTTCACTGCTGGGTGCTCCTGTGGGACATGATTTCTGTGTGATTTCTCTTTCCGATCTGATGACACCGTGGGAACGGATTGAGCGTCGCATCCGTGCGGCAGCCATGGCTGATTTCGTAACGGCTGTATACAATCCGAAAAGCGAAGGGCGGTATTGGCAACTCTATCGACTGAAAGAGCTGTTTCTCGCAGAAGGACGCGCTCCGGAGACTCCGGTAGGTTATGTACGCCAAGCCGGACGGGAGGAACAGGAAGTGCATCTGACGACACTCGCTGATTTCAATCCCGAAGAAGTGGATATGTTTACGGTCATCCTGATCGGTAACTCGCAGTCTTATGCGTGGAACGACAAGTTCATTACTCCCCGGGGATACTATAACCGTCCGGATAAGGATGAACAACCGACTAAGGGGATAGGTCAAAACATCATGATACAAAGCTTCCGGACCATTGAGTCGGAACTAAAGAATAAGAATATTCCTCTGGATCATAAATGGGCTTTGCTGCACGCCATCCACACCACGGCTGATTTTGAAATGGAAAAGCTGCTATATACGGACAAAGGTGCTGTGGAAAAGCTTTATCAGAGAATAGCGGACGGCCGGTTGAAAACGATTGTTACGGATGTGACGATGGCTGCCAGTGGTATCCGTAAAGGAGCTTTACAACGGCTGGGGGTAGAAGTGAAATGTTATCTTTCCGATGAACGGGTAGCAGCAATGGCAGCGGAAAAAGGGATCACCCGTACACAAGCCGGTATACGTCTGGCGGTGGAGGAACATCCGGATGCCTTGTTCGTATTCGGTAATGCGCCAACGGCTTTGATGGAACTTTGTGATCTGGTACGTAAAGGAAAGGCTGTACCAAGCGGTATTATTGCCGCGCCTGTGGGTTTTGTACATGTACAGGAATCCAAACACATGGTGAAGCCGTTCATGGAAATACCCAAATTGATAGTGGAGGGACGAAAAGGAGGAAGTAATTTGGCTGCAACGCTGGTGAATGCAATCTTGTGCTACAATGATGCGGAACAGTTAAGGCCGGGACGGGATGTGTAA
- a CDS encoding bifunctional cobalt-precorrin-7 (C(5))-methyltransferase/cobalt-precorrin-6B (C(15))-methyltransferase, with product MIRNFIIIGMDDNREPFFPPEVLRHIREGKVFSGGLRHREIVEKLLPEGAEWISITVPLDNVFAQYENIFADFEKKASDASIVVFASGDPLFFGFANTVKRKLPDAKIRLYPAFNSLQTLAHRLVMPYDDMRTVSLTGRPWQELDKALIERAHKIGVLTDREHTPATIAARMLEYGYTDYTMYIGEHLGNPERERIRQLSLEEASEEVFEHPNNLLLYADTSYKSMQTPCTDLSEFRNHLTRPFGLPDEQFAHLDGRARMITKAPIRLLTLQVLELNRRRVFWDIGFCTGSVSIEARLQFPHLTIVSFEIRPEGEELMRINSRRFGAPGITALIGDFLQTDLEALPRPDAVFIGGHGGKLENILVRLKEVLQPNGCIVFNSVSESSKELFRQGVHAAGMTLHSSLRIIINNFNPIEIMKATI from the coding sequence ATGATACGAAACTTTATCATCATAGGTATGGACGACAACCGGGAACCTTTCTTCCCGCCCGAAGTGCTGCGACATATCCGGGAAGGAAAAGTTTTCTCCGGTGGCTTGCGGCATCGGGAAATTGTAGAGAAGTTACTTCCGGAAGGTGCGGAGTGGATTTCCATAACAGTTCCACTGGATAACGTCTTTGCCCAATACGAAAACATTTTTGCAGACTTTGAGAAGAAGGCTTCCGATGCATCGATTGTCGTATTTGCATCCGGAGATCCCCTGTTTTTCGGCTTCGCCAATACGGTAAAACGAAAACTGCCCGATGCAAAGATACGCCTCTACCCGGCTTTCAATTCCCTGCAAACATTAGCACACAGGCTGGTGATGCCCTACGACGATATGCGTACCGTCTCTCTGACAGGACGTCCGTGGCAGGAACTGGACAAAGCACTCATAGAACGTGCCCACAAAATAGGCGTACTGACAGATCGGGAGCATACCCCTGCTACTATCGCCGCGCGGATGTTGGAATACGGATACACCGATTACACGATGTACATCGGTGAGCACCTCGGTAATCCCGAACGCGAACGCATCCGGCAACTGAGCCTTGAAGAAGCCTCAGAAGAGGTCTTCGAGCACCCCAACAACCTGCTGCTCTATGCAGACACCTCATACAAATCTATGCAGACACCCTGTACTGATCTATCAGAGTTCAGGAATCACCTCACCCGCCCCTTCGGTCTTCCCGACGAACAATTTGCCCATTTGGACGGACGTGCCCGCATGATTACCAAAGCTCCGATCCGCCTCCTTACCTTGCAGGTATTGGAACTGAATCGCCGCCGTGTTTTTTGGGACATAGGTTTCTGCACAGGCTCTGTCTCCATCGAAGCCCGCCTGCAATTCCCGCATCTTACGATTGTTTCGTTCGAGATACGTCCCGAAGGAGAAGAACTGATGCGCATCAACTCCCGACGTTTCGGTGCGCCGGGAATCACAGCCTTAATCGGAGATTTCCTGCAAACTGACCTGGAAGCTCTCCCCCGCCCCGACGCTGTCTTTATCGGCGGACACGGTGGAAAATTAGAAAATATACTGGTACGCCTGAAAGAAGTATTGCAGCCCAACGGTTGCATCGTCTTCAACTCCGTGTCCGAAAGTAGTAAGGAGCTATTTCGTCAAGGAGTTCATGCTGCAGGAATGACCTTACATTCCTCTCTGCGTATCATCATCAACAATTTTAACCCTATAGAAATAATGAAAGCAACGATATGA